The nucleotide sequence TGCGCCATCGCTCGTCCGACTTCTTCGGTCGAGCGCTCGAGGAGCAGCCCCTGGCGCTCGCGCTCGGCGCGGTGGCGCTGGGGATGCTCGCCGCGAGCCTGTTGCCCGTGTCGAACAAGGAGCGTCAGCTCATCGAGCCCGCCAAACGTCGCGCGCAAGAGGGCATCTCCCAGCTCGGCGAGCAGGTGGGCCAGAAGCTCGATGGAAGCCAGGAGCGACAGGACGAGTCCCCGGTGGGGGAGGTCGCGCTCGCGGGGCCGATCGCGGGAGGCGTCGCCGCGGGGATTCCCTCGCTGCCGCCCCTGGACGATGTGTCGAAGGTGCATTGAGCTCGTCGTGCGCCCGGGTGGCGCGGAGGCTGGGTGAGCCCTGGGCAGAGAGGCCAAGGGCCCCCTGGGGGCGTGGTCGGGGGCCCGTCCACGCCTCTTGCCAGCGCGCGGCGATGGTCCAGCCCCTGGGCTGAGCCACGCCGCATGGGATTGGCGCATTCGTTCAAGCCCTTTGTTTTTGTACCTCCTACCGTGGCGAGGACGCTGTCACCAGGAGGGCTTGCATGAAGGTGTTTCGTTTGTCTCCCGCGGGGCTCGCGCTCGTCGCGCTGACGAGTCTCGTGGGGTGCTGGGGTTGTGCTTCGTCGCCGACCCGGAGTGTGGTCTTTCCCGCGGAGCCACTCGCCCCGGAGTCGGTCCTCCCTCCAGGTCCTGTCCTGATGGTCCTCTCGGCGGCCTCCGAGCAGAAGCTCGCGGATGGGAGTGTTCGGCAGACGGGCGTCTTCCTGAACGAGTTCTACGAGCCCTACAAGGTGCTCGTCGACGCGGGATACCAGGTCGTGCTCGCGACGCCCGGTGGGCGTGTGCCTTCGTTCGACCCGGAGGGGATGAATCCGAAGTACTGGAAGGAGCACCCCGAGGCGCTCGAGGCGGCCAAGGCGATGGTGGCTCGAATGGAGGCGCCGGTCTCCATCTCCGAGGTCCGGACCCGGGCGGAGGAGTTCCAGGCGCTTCTCGTGCCAGGAGGGCAGGGCGTCATGGTCGACCTGCTCCACGATGCGGAGCTGCACGGGTTGCTGGTCGACTTCGGCGCCTCGGGTCGGCCCGTGGGGCTGGTCTGTCATGCCCCGGCGCTGCTCTCGCGACTGCCTCCGGACGCGAGTCCCTTCGCGGGTCGGCGCGTCACGTCGGTGTCTGGGTTCGAGGAGTGGTACATCGAGACCTTCGTCATGGGCGCACGCGCGGAGGTTCGCGGCATCGGCGACCAGCTCGACGACGCGGGCTATCTCCATGAGACGGCGTTTCCAGGCCGCTCGCGGGCGGTGCGCGATTGCAACCTGGTGACGAGCCAGAACCCGTTCTCCGGGACGGACTTCAATGCGAGCTTCCTGGCGGCGCTCGGTGATTGGCGCAACGGGGGCCGTTGTGCGCAAGAATCGGGCGGGACGGAGAAGGCCACCCGCTGACGAGGGCTCGCGGACCATGGAGGACCAAGGCGTCATGACGAGCCCGGCCTTGCGCCGGGTGCTCGAGGCCACGGTGGCCCGCGCCTATCCGGAGATCGCCACGGGTGGGCGTGACAAGGTCGCCATCCTCCAGGCGGTCCTGGATGCGCATGGCTGGCGCCCGGTGCTGGAGTTGGGGCTCACGCTGCGGACCCTGTCCGCGCATCCCGTGCTGCGCGCGCTCGGGGCCGGGGCGACTCCGTGGCACACGATGGAGCGGTGGCAGACACTCGAGCGGTTCCTGCACTCGCGTCACCGCACCCGGTTCGTCGAGCGCGACGTGAACCTCACGCGGATGACCCTCCATCACGTGGCCATCGATGGGGGCAGGATTCGCGCGGTCAATGACCTGTTCATCTGGGGCGTGCTGATTGCGGTCCTGGAGTCAGCGGGCTTCACGGGGCTCACCGTGTCGCTCGAGTCGACGGAAGGGCGCTCCGTCGTCATCCATGGAGGGCGGGGACCGAAGGTGCTGCCGGCGAAGACCGACGTGGCGACCTTCGCCTGGAAGGCCCCCCGGCACATTCCTGTTCGCGAGAGTCCGCCTTCAGGTGAGGAGTCGGGCTCTGTTCGGGACAGGCTCCAGCAGCTCATGCGCGTGGACCTGTTGCATCCCTGGACGCTGGAGGAGAGCGCACAGCGGCTCATCCTCTCCCGGCGAGGGCTTCAGCGTGCCTTGCAGGAGGAGGGGACGACCTTCTCGGAGACGTTGCAGCGCACGCGGGTCGAGGCCGCGCATGCGCTGCTCGGTGAGCCGGAGCTGACCTTGACGGATGTGGCGTTCTGCACGGGCTTCGCCGACCAGGCCCATTTCTCGCGGACGTTCCGCAAGTTCAACGAGGTCCCACCATCCGCACTGCGAGGGCTCCTGCGATAGCTGTCGGTCAGCCCTGGTCGCCGCGGAAGCCGATGGGGCCTTCGCCGTTATAGGTCATGGTCCCCGTGAGGGATTGGCCGCCGTTGGGGGAGTTCAGGTCGAGATTGATGACGTTCTGCCCCTGCCGCGAGCCGAGGACGAAGGTGCCGCCCGGATTCCACGGCGCGTTCGGCCCGCCCCACTGGTTCTCCACGGTG is from Myxococcus fulvus and encodes:
- a CDS encoding helix-turn-helix transcriptional regulator; the protein is MTSPALRRVLEATVARAYPEIATGGRDKVAILQAVLDAHGWRPVLELGLTLRTLSAHPVLRALGAGATPWHTMERWQTLERFLHSRHRTRFVERDVNLTRMTLHHVAIDGGRIRAVNDLFIWGVLIAVLESAGFTGLTVSLESTEGRSVVIHGGRGPKVLPAKTDVATFAWKAPRHIPVRESPPSGEESGSVRDRLQQLMRVDLLHPWTLEESAQRLILSRRGLQRALQEEGTTFSETLQRTRVEAAHALLGEPELTLTDVAFCTGFADQAHFSRTFRKFNEVPPSALRGLLR
- a CDS encoding type 1 glutamine amidotransferase domain-containing protein gives rise to the protein MKVFRLSPAGLALVALTSLVGCWGCASSPTRSVVFPAEPLAPESVLPPGPVLMVLSAASEQKLADGSVRQTGVFLNEFYEPYKVLVDAGYQVVLATPGGRVPSFDPEGMNPKYWKEHPEALEAAKAMVARMEAPVSISEVRTRAEEFQALLVPGGQGVMVDLLHDAELHGLLVDFGASGRPVGLVCHAPALLSRLPPDASPFAGRRVTSVSGFEEWYIETFVMGARAEVRGIGDQLDDAGYLHETAFPGRSRAVRDCNLVTSQNPFSGTDFNASFLAALGDWRNGGRCAQESGGTEKATR